A genomic segment from Candidatus Cybelea sp. encodes:
- the pqqA gene encoding pyrroloquinoline quinone precursor peptide PqqA, whose protein sequence is MKELRARWQRPDFQEHPLGAEVTAYLSAPAREPKL, encoded by the coding sequence ATGAAGGAACTACGCGCCCGTTGGCAGCGCCCAGATTTTCAGGAACACCCGCTCGGCGCCGAGGTGACGGCCTACCTTAGCGCTCCCGCGCGGGAGCCCAAGCTCTAA
- the pqqD gene encoding pyrroloquinoline quinone biosynthesis peptide chaperone PqqD — protein MKDDAVPRFGKGVRLRRDANGSAMLLVPETALELNESAAAAIELVDGQRTFREIVDAITERFEVNSALAREDVGDLFGRLVERGFIRE, from the coding sequence GTGAAGGACGACGCGGTGCCGCGCTTCGGCAAAGGCGTTCGGCTGCGGCGCGACGCGAACGGATCGGCGATGCTGCTCGTTCCTGAGACGGCGCTCGAGCTTAATGAGAGCGCGGCCGCGGCGATCGAGCTGGTCGACGGCCAGCGCACGTTTCGCGAAATCGTCGACGCGATCACCGAGCGCTTCGAAGTAAACAGCGCGCTGGCGCGCGAGGACGTCGGCGATCTCTTCGGGCGTCTGGTCGAGCGGGGCTTCATCCGTGAATAG
- a CDS encoding fatty acid desaturase: protein MRTDAAMNRTARYSTGAALGLIHIGALAAFVPAFFHPSAIFAGAILAWATGVLGVTLCYHRVLTHRSLRLRKPVEYLFALLGTLALQGDPIRWVAIHRKHHAHADEDEDPHNIHLGFRWAHVDWLYRQNVAMPSEEEIARYAPDLYADPFYRTLQWLGNPLQLVLAGLLFWFGGWSWVVWGVFVRLVIAYHSTWLVNSAAHMLGYRTYRTTDCSTNCWWVAVLSWGEGWHNNHHAFPFSARHGLRWFELDMTWWHVRALELLRLADRVRIPSEVMRAKLAYTTVRLEQKSSRGVPA, encoded by the coding sequence ATGCGAACGGATGCAGCGATGAATCGAACGGCAAGGTACAGTACCGGCGCCGCGCTGGGACTTATTCATATTGGTGCGCTGGCAGCATTCGTGCCGGCGTTTTTTCATCCGTCCGCGATATTTGCCGGCGCGATTCTCGCGTGGGCTACCGGAGTTCTGGGAGTGACGCTCTGTTATCATCGCGTGCTGACGCATCGCAGTCTGCGCTTGCGCAAGCCCGTCGAATATCTCTTCGCGCTCTTGGGAACCCTGGCGCTGCAGGGCGATCCGATTCGCTGGGTCGCGATCCATCGCAAGCATCACGCGCACGCCGATGAGGACGAGGATCCGCACAACATCCACTTAGGTTTTCGCTGGGCGCACGTCGACTGGCTCTACCGTCAGAACGTCGCGATGCCGTCGGAAGAGGAGATCGCGCGCTACGCTCCCGATCTGTACGCCGATCCGTTCTACCGCACACTGCAGTGGCTGGGCAATCCGCTGCAGCTGGTCCTGGCCGGTCTGCTTTTCTGGTTCGGCGGGTGGAGCTGGGTCGTCTGGGGCGTCTTCGTTCGGCTGGTGATCGCCTACCACTCGACGTGGCTGGTCAACAGCGCCGCGCACATGCTCGGCTATCGCACCTACCGGACCACGGATTGCTCGACGAACTGCTGGTGGGTCGCCGTCTTATCGTGGGGCGAGGGGTGGCACAACAACCATCACGCCTTCCCGTTTTCGGCGCGCCACGGCCTGCGCTGGTTTGAGCTGGATATGACCTGGTGGCACGTCCGGGCCCTGGAACTCCTGCGCCTGGCCGATCGAGTTCGTATTCCGAGCGAGGTCATGCGCGCGAAGCTGGCGTATACGACGGTACGCCTAGAGCAGAAGTCATCCCGAGGAGTACCCGCATGA
- a CDS encoding MBL fold metallo-hydrolase codes for MIVRVLGSAAGGGVPQWNCACANCAAARTGRRPRRSQSGLAVSGDGDRWLLLNCSPDIGAQIESFEALQPRQARGTPIAGMLFTDANVDHIGGLATLRQDGEHRFILRSSAAVREIATKQSAFARFAQPPHRWLDVSLEQPFAPAGADDLVGNELEIRAIPVPGTTPGYDGRRSLPGAVVAYEISDLEGTKRLLFAPVFASIDRRLAKAIASAGVAFLDGTFFSDDELVSQRLMPKHASELGHLAIGVPGGTLEQLRGTPTRVIVTHVNNSNPILNPDSAAARSLHDANVEVAYDGMELRI; via the coding sequence GTGATCGTCCGGGTACTCGGCTCGGCCGCGGGCGGGGGCGTCCCGCAGTGGAACTGCGCCTGCGCGAACTGCGCCGCGGCGCGGACCGGACGGCGACCACGCCGGTCGCAATCCGGGCTCGCGGTAAGCGGCGACGGAGATCGCTGGCTCTTGCTCAACTGCTCCCCCGACATCGGCGCGCAGATCGAGTCGTTCGAAGCGCTTCAGCCGCGGCAAGCGCGCGGCACGCCGATCGCGGGAATGCTCTTTACCGACGCAAATGTCGATCACATCGGAGGCCTCGCGACGCTCCGTCAGGACGGCGAGCACCGCTTCATCCTTCGCTCGAGCGCCGCCGTGCGCGAAATCGCAACGAAGCAGTCCGCCTTTGCCCGCTTTGCGCAGCCGCCGCACCGTTGGCTCGACGTCTCGCTCGAGCAGCCGTTCGCACCTGCTGGTGCGGACGACCTCGTAGGCAACGAGCTCGAGATTCGCGCGATCCCCGTGCCCGGCACGACGCCGGGTTACGATGGTCGCCGCAGCTTGCCCGGCGCCGTCGTTGCGTACGAGATTTCCGATTTAGAAGGGACGAAGCGCCTGCTCTTTGCTCCGGTCTTCGCAAGCATCGATCGGAGGCTCGCGAAGGCGATCGCTTCCGCCGGCGTCGCCTTCCTGGACGGCACCTTCTTCAGCGACGACGAGCTAGTCTCACAGCGGCTCATGCCCAAGCATGCGAGCGAACTCGGACACCTCGCGATCGGCGTGCCCGGAGGAACGCTCGAGCAGCTGCGCGGCACACCTACGCGAGTTATCGTCACTCACGTCAATAATTCTAATCCAATTCTCAATCCCGACTCGGCCGCCGCGCGCAGCCTGCACGATGCCAATGTCGAGGTCGCGTACGACGGAATGGAATTACGCATCTAG
- the pqqE gene encoding pyrroloquinoline quinone biosynthesis protein PqqE has protein sequence MNSPRPLSLLCELTYRCNLQCPYCYNPLDLRAHRDELSTQEWLCVLRDAAAMGIVQVHFSGGEPTLRTDLCALVEGAASHELYSNLITQGTFLDDALLDRLVDCGLDHVQISIQAPQTELADRIAGAVVHERKAEAIDRVLGREVALTLNCVLHRLNHDTIEDVIGYAERAGVARLELANVQFYGWAFRNRLALLPTPEQVRHGEQVVAAARERLRGRMEIVYVLPDYFGDFPKPCMNGWGRQFMTVTPSGDVLPCPAAAAITSLHFENVRERGLAAIWSGSDSFERFRGTGWMPEPCRSCERKEIDWGGCRCQAFLLTGDAAVTDPACSLSPQHSLIASAREHAGKADFAARRP, from the coding sequence GTGAATAGTCCCAGGCCGCTCTCGCTGCTTTGCGAGCTCACCTACCGCTGCAACCTGCAGTGCCCTTACTGTTACAATCCGCTCGATCTGCGCGCACATCGCGACGAGCTTTCCACGCAAGAGTGGCTTTGCGTGCTGCGCGACGCTGCCGCAATGGGGATCGTCCAGGTGCATTTTTCCGGCGGAGAGCCGACGCTGCGAACCGATCTCTGCGCGCTGGTCGAAGGAGCCGCAAGCCACGAGCTCTACAGCAACCTCATCACGCAGGGCACCTTCCTCGACGACGCGCTGCTCGACCGTCTGGTGGATTGCGGGCTCGATCACGTTCAGATCAGCATCCAAGCGCCGCAAACCGAACTCGCCGATCGGATCGCCGGCGCTGTCGTCCACGAACGGAAAGCCGAAGCGATAGACCGCGTGCTCGGGCGAGAGGTGGCGCTGACCTTGAACTGCGTGCTGCACCGTTTGAATCACGACACGATCGAAGACGTGATCGGCTACGCCGAGCGAGCCGGCGTTGCGCGGCTCGAGCTCGCAAACGTGCAGTTCTATGGCTGGGCTTTCCGCAACCGGCTCGCGTTGCTGCCGACGCCCGAACAGGTGCGCCACGGAGAGCAGGTCGTTGCGGCGGCGCGCGAACGCTTGCGCGGGCGGATGGAGATCGTCTACGTCCTTCCCGATTACTTCGGTGATTTTCCGAAGCCGTGCATGAACGGTTGGGGTCGCCAGTTCATGACCGTGACACCGAGCGGCGACGTACTTCCGTGTCCGGCCGCGGCCGCGATTACGAGCCTGCACTTCGAAAACGTTCGCGAGCGCGGGCTCGCGGCGATCTGGTCTGGTTCCGATTCGTTCGAACGGTTTCGCGGAACCGGCTGGATGCCCGAGCCCTGCCGCTCCTGCGAACGCAAGGAGATCGACTGGGGCGGCTGCCGCTGCCAAGCCTTTCTTTTGACGGGCGACGCCGCCGTGACCGACCCGGCGTGCTCGCTCAGCCCGCAGCATTCACTGATCGCGTCGGCGCGCGAGCATGCGGGAAAGGCGGATTTCGCCGCTCGCCGGCCGTGA